Genomic DNA from Xiphophorus hellerii strain 12219 chromosome 16, Xiphophorus_hellerii-4.1, whole genome shotgun sequence:
GTCCAGTGGAGCCGGACGGGCTGCAGCGTCCTCTCTCCTCACTTTCACGATGTTAGGAGTTAAgttaaagttattttgtgttttaagggCAAGAGAGAATAAAGCGTGTTCCCTCCCCTCGTTTCGATCGGATGTAATGGACCAATGGAGCAGAGCAGAACTGGGAAGTTAAAGGTgaagttttgaatatttttactgataaaatCAGTTGAAGGTTTTAAGTTTTAAGGCAAAAACCGATGAATTCACAGCAGTCTgccttaaataaatgtaaataaataataaaaaataactttcccATCAGGGAACTGGGAACTCCCAGATCCACATGACCATTTAGGTGCAAATGagagcaaaaatattaataaaaagtttgtgaaattcacaaaaaactgccaacatttgaaaaatgctgGGCTATTgggacttcctgttttctgtccaATCAGAGCCCAGAGAGACACGCCCACTCTCTCTcgcctctgattggttctgaaggttctgcAGATGGTTCTGATGTTCCTGGGTAAAGAATTATTTTGACAGCCACTGTTTGGACCTTCATACTGTACATAGAAAGGGTGGgagtcaccatggcaacagttGAAGATTGAAGGTTTTAAGTCAGTCAGAAATTAGCAACAATGATTTGggttagcaagctaaatgttcagcataatattttttctggttttatttattggatcaggaaataaataaaaccaaagattTAGCTTGCCAACATATAACttacaatatttaatttacaaaataaatatttagcttgatgataaatatttagtgagGCAGCTGACAACTTAcctacaaactaaatattgtcactttatatatatatgagctAGCTtctttactaaatatttaggttataaattaaatattcttgCTAGCTCTCAGctgaatatttaacttgctaacgGTTTAGCTTGAAACTAACATTTATAAATTACATGAttgaaaagtgaaaactttTTCTCCTCTAACAGACTATTTAACCCTAATTATTGCTGCTAATATGTGACTGTGCAACTTTACAAACGCACTTCGTAGGAAATAGGTTagcaaccagaaccacagctggCCCAAAAGAACTCAAAGCCCGCCTCCTTTACCAGAAACATGGCTCTCAGTCCCGCGGGGCTAATGCTAGCAGCTAGCAGCGGGGAGGGCCAGGTTTCACCTTATTTCAGGTTATTTCTGACTgataaagttttagtttttaaaaaaatctgaaacaaaatcaGTCTGATTACATGTAAATACTTCTTGACCTTATTTAAATGCGGTTCCTGAGCAGAACCTGATCAGGGAAAAGGAACAAAACGGGAACCTCAACTTCCCAAAACTCAGCAACGTGACGTCATTTCCCCCGGAAAACCGGGGAGTCCGCTGACAGGTGGACCGGGTCCGTCACACCTGGACCCGACCTGAAGCTCCTTCTCTGCGAgacaaacagaacagaacctCAGGAATGGACCGGGTAGGCGGACAGGAATCCCGGCAGGTTTCCGCATGAATCGCCTCGGATCAGCAGCTTCTACCTGTTCCCTCCCAGCAGCTCACCTGGGCCACAGGTGGAGTTGATTTTAACCAGCAGACATCAGAAATAAGGTTGATTCAGAACCAGGCTGCTGAGCAGAACCCTCgttttaaaaacccaaacatctGAACGGTTTCTAATTTCACTCAAATTAAACCAAGCTAACCGGAAACAGCaaacaaactttacatttaatCTCTTTAACTGAAACAGTTCCTTACCTTCTCCTCCGCCACTATTCCAGTTTCTGCCCCAAACCCTGAAAGTCAGGTCTGTGACGTCATCGGGAGGCGGGGCTAGCAGAAGTGGCCAGGTGAGTCTGCGGGTGGAGACACCTGCTGCACCTGTTTGATGCTGTTTTAGTCACAGATCATCCAGGAAGGATTCATTCATAAACCTGGTGGTTTTGGAAAAccagaaaaattatttcaaactaTTTTAGGGCCTATAATAACGGAAAAGTATtataagaatataagtaaaactaatttaaatttaaaaaaccaatacaataaaaatgacttaGAAAGAAAAGTAGTGTTTCGtagtaataataacaataataataataaaactagcataaaatttaaattaaaaactaagtaaaacaaaagtaagaaaaataaaataaactgagattaatataaaattaaacaaaaaactttagtaaaataaaaaattaaaataaaaagtagaaaataaataaaattaacccccaaaaaattaagtaaaaggaaattaaaagaaaagtaaattaaGAAGTAAAGTAAATTGAGCTTATTTAATAACTAAAGATACTTTCAGGGACAAAATTTAcacaactaaacaaaataaaaaacataaacctacaacagtttgaaaaagtcacctgacctttgacccttgcTGGAGGGCAGTGGACGGACGACGCCCCTTCACTGTCTCTTTCTGGAAAGACTTTATTATATTCAGTCTCATATCCTCaacagtttttcacttttatacACAGATGTACTTTTTGGTTTCTACAATGTCTGTCCTGCTAATAAGAAtcaattttatgtaattaatcTATTGTAAATTCTAGTTAAATTTCATATTCATAAATgcaatttaatgtgtttttatctgaattACAACACTATGCAGAAACTATACAGACTCTACGATCCCAAAGCTGTAAAGACTTTTGAAATTCTTTAACTGTCTTCCCTGAAACATTCTTATCTGTTTGTATTATACTTTCTATTGTTTCTATTCCATGTAACCCCTGCTGGTTTTTACCTTTTCCCTCATTCTAtacattttattgacattttgatgccgtaataaaaagacaaaaaacaaacccgGACCGGACGGACAACATTCCTGCGGCGCGGCgctctgagcatgctcagtgcGGTTTCTCTGACGTCACAGGCTGCTGGTTTGAAATCCggttttaatgaaaacatcagTAGCAGTCCCAGTTCATCGTCATGGCAACCGGTGATGTCAGAGCCTTCGGTTAAACTGAGAGCCGTCTAAACCCGTCCAGAACCAAAACCGCAGAGCTGcagtcagaggtcagaggtcagcaccAGAACCAgttccggttctgatccggtccaTCTTAATATTCTGTTGGTAACTAAGGAACAGAACCAGACTTTCTGAATTCAGTTACATTTCTGAGGTTCAAAGTTACATTTCATTGTTTGTGTAATTGTGtgaatttattttgcatttttaatttcttggtgtttaaaaacatttcagctccTGAAGTCACAGAACGTTGATGAATTTTGACGTTAGCTCAGCTGCTTTCTTCAGATTCTGGTTCCgattctttgtgtttgtggattATTAATGTAGATGTGTGGagtgaattttacatccatATTCATCTCACTGAAACTGTTCATGTTTCCTCTCCTTTCAGGttcagtaaattaaataaattaaaacatccGTCCCAATAAAACCCAAAGGTCAGtttaaaataacctttaatCAGGTGTTTCATTCAGGACATATgtgtgttttcaaatgttttattgatgtaatcttctaattttaaatgttttgtaacaACTGGAAGtagaaaatcatcaaaatgaacaaataaaatgacactCATCCATCTGAGCGTAATTAATCTAAAGTCAGTAATGTTGATTCTCTAGCTGCACTGGTTGCTCTGTCCACTGTCGCCGCGTGCTTGCTCTGGACCAGGAAGCAGAACGCCGCCGTTTCATTAGCGTCACATTTTAGTTTAATGTTCTGCAACCGAATCAAACTCAGCTGCAGATTGAATCTTCATCCATGGTCTTCCTCTTTTCCAGGAAGAGGTcgtgaggtcagaggtcacagatGATCTCTGGCACCCGATCAGGAGAAATCGGGCTATTCTGGGAAAAATCCAAGATTTTCTGATCTAAAGTTAAAATtctgattaaataatttaagtttaaacATCAGGAGAGAAAAacttcagaataaaacaaaacggGTCGACTTGGTTCTGTTAGAAAGCCTTTTAtaaatccaaatataaaaacCAGTCGCAGAGTTCTGTTTCCTGTTGGACCGACTGACCCAAACCCAACAGGCTTCAGGTGTTCAGGAATAACTGAGCCGGGTTCTGGttaggttctggttctggttctggtcctgagTCTCTTCAGAAGTCCTTGTAGTGCAGCAGcctgaacacaaacacagacccAGAGGAAGTGgctgtttgtgagcataaagtttatcATGAaccaaacagtaaaaatgtttttaatgaaaataaaacctgtttcctctgattctgttttattcttacaaacACGTCTGTGTTTAACAGGTAGGATATTCTAATAAAGGATTAGTGCTTTTCACTTTAAATGGGTAGgatattcagatgaaggaaATGATCTTCTTGTGGTTTCATCATAGATAtaaagctaagctaactatAACTGCTAAGCTTCCACTACAGTCACTCAAATAAtccaatatatttaacattatcaACCTGCTGTAGTTTGTAAACATAACGGTAGCAGTTTTCGACGGGTAGCACAGACAGATAGACTTGGCTATCTATCCGTGCtacggtaggaaaatctgacgaggtagcACAGATTGTCAGAACTCCTGGCTGCCTGGAGTTCAATGTGACTGGTTCACCACAGAGCTTTTAAATCCCCCATACGGTTCCGGTTTGGTGGGTGTCCTCACTGTCATCTCCATGGTGctccagaagctgcagctgcacagGAAATGCTTCAGATATTCACTGTTTGAAAGCAGAAGAGCTGATTGGCTGGCTGACCTGAACAGGGGGGCGTGTCCTTTGTTGTTGGCCAATGAGAAGAAGCCGCTGTGTGGCGAGAAGTCCAGGCAGCCGACCCGGTGAGCGACCTTCCTGCTGGCCACGGGGAAATTGGAGAAGACGGTGAGGCTGGGCAGGTGGACCTGAGCAGAGGCAGGTGGAGGTTAGCAACCAGCGGCGTCACGGCAACCGGCGTCATGGCAACCGGCGCTCACCAGCCGCACGGCTTCGTCTTCCACTCGCGAGGCGACAGCCAGGATCTCAGAGgtggggttaaaggtcagagaTGTGGCAGAGGTCAGCAGGTTCATCACCGCTCTGAGAGGCTTTGGATTGGTCGAATTAAGACACGCCTCCTGGGAGTAGACGTTGACCACGCCCGCCTGGGAGCTGAGGCATGGAGGAGGGATCACGTGACCCGACGGTCTGCATATCACAATCtgctctcagccaatcagagaggagGTCTGGGAATGGGCGTGGCTTACCCGCAGGCCAGGTAGCGACCGTCCGGCGAAGCGGCGATGGCCGTCCCCTTCACGCAGCCGTCATCCATGAACCGGCTGAGGCACCGACTGCTGCGAACGTCCCACACAAACACCTCGCCTTCCTCTGCACCGGGGCGATGACATCACACACAGTCACATGACCCACAGGGGGCGATGACATCACACACAGAGTCACACACTCACCTGAGTTCACAAAGGCTTTGCTGCCGTCGGGACAGAAAGCCACGCCGCTGACGTCACCGTTGATCTTCATGCTGCGGATGATCTCATTGGTCTAGAcggagaaaagaagaagaagaagaagctgagcTGATTAGTCActgacagaagaagaagaaccagcagcagaagaagaacctTCAGCGTGAGCATGTGCAGGTATCCGTTGGTCCCGGTCAGCAGCAGAGCACCCCCGTCAGGACACACAGAGAAGTCCTTCACTCTGGCTTCACTCAGACCTAAACCCGACACGGAgaagcttttattgtgaaaggtcAGCCTCAGCGGCAAGCCTCAGCGGCGGTGGGGGACTGACCCCTGACGGAGCGGACCGGCGCCACGCGGCCCTCCATCATGTCGTACAGGTAGAACATCTTGTTCCGCAGGCTGGTGGCGATCACCGTCCGCCCGTCCCGGCTGAACCGGGCCTGGTGGACCGGGAACCGCTCCAGGTGGACGCTCTGGATCTTCGGGTTCGTCTTCCCGTCCACCTGCAGACAAGCCGGGTTAGACTCACACGGCGACCTCTGACCCCCGAGCCGCAAGAGGAGGACCGTACCTGGAAGAGGGAGACGGACTGGTCGAGTCCCGCCGTCATGACGACCTGTGCCGACGGGTGGAACTGTACCGTGGTGAGCCGGTCCGCCGAGGGGCGGGCGCTGTTGGCATGGAGACACTTCTTCATCTGGAGAcgcagaaccaggaccagaatcAGAACTGGAACCAGCAGGTCAGTGCGTCGGTCCATTCCTCGGCGGCGGCGGAACCGTTCAGACTCACCCTCAGGACGCCGCTGGGAAGACTCTCTGAAGGCGCCACAAAGTTCCCCGTCCTCCTGAGGAGGTcgtcctcttcttcctcctcctcctcttcttcttcatcaaGAGCTGCAGGATCacagagtcagaaccagaaccagaaccaggaggctGACATGgattcacctttttttttcttcttcttctggtcgCTGCTCTGCGCCCAGGATGGAGTTCCTCCCATCGACTTCTGaaacctgaaaacaaaattcatttttatttacaactcTTGGATGGAAAATCATAAAGAGTCTAAGAAGCAAACATCCCAGGCTcccatgttgatgtttttaggACATTTTATGAGCCTGTAGCTCATATTCAACAGGAAACTGTCAGGCCTGTCGctataatcaataaatcacatgataaattaaaacaaactcaatcgtttccatttatttctaccaaaaactgatgATAAAGTCTTCAGTCTAATGTTCTGGTCTCCTTTGAAGGACTTGGTCtaattcatttgatttattttggatattcaaaatgtcttccagttaaagagttaaatgttcattagagcTTAAAGTTAAGTTTGATAAAATCTGAttatgtgttcttgcattattattgttataaataGTAACTCACTGCTCCTTCATCCTCTGCTGCAGCCTCTGCTTGGACATGGCCGACTCTGCATCTCCTTTCATCAGGTTTCTACGGTAACGGTGCTTCAAGTCCACCctgacacagacagacagacgctGTTAAATTCGTTACAGgtggaaacaggaagtaagTGTTTCATTGCTGGGACTTACTCTTCCTCCAGCTCGTCGTCTTCGTCCACCCAGGCAGCTTTCCTGGGCTGCGGCTGCTGACGAGGCTCTTCCTCCCCCTCCGAGTCTTCATCCCCACCGCCCTCCTCATCCTCCAGCTGCAGGCCACTGGtctgctcctcttcatcctcctgcAATAACACACATTTAAAGCTGAACAACTCTACCTGTGTGTAGAACTATGCTTTTGCTGAGGATGATGAATTATTAAGAATCTCAAACAGCCAAAACATTGTGAAGTTTTAAACAGCGAGACAAATTTTCCTCCAGTAACTGAAATGAGTGAAATGAAGTCTAGGATGAGACCTGAAGCAGCCTCCCATTGAATTAAATAAGCAGTTTCTGATTAAAAAGTTGAGTCGACAATTTTAATAAGTTGTCACAGTTTgctgtaaaatgttgttttatttataaacgTGAGCTTCTGAaactttgatcattttctgaATGAGGTCTGGTGAAGTCACAACAGCATCAACATCAAATAAAGGTACTTAAGAAACAGTTTTAAACTGAGCCCATTTTTTATGTCAAGAAGTTGATTTTATTAtagaaaaataacacttttacgtaatttttaaacatttgagaGAATTAAAGTTAAATTCACTGTTTTCTGAATGAAGTCTGGTGCTTCACCTCCACCAGCCtctccagcagctcctcctccgcTCCAAACACCAGCGTCTCTAGCCGCTTCACCGAGCCGTCCTCCTCTCCCAGAACCGCCAGCCTCTTCAGGTTCTGCTGCCGccgctgctcctcttcctccgggTCGAACTTCGGAGGTCGGCTTCTCTTCTTCGCCGTTATTTTATTCTCGGTCACCGGAAGCTTGATAACGTTTTCGTCCTCCATGTTGCTCCCGCCGACGGCACCAAAGTCCCAACAGAAATTAAAGGATTTAAGCCCCGCAGAAGAAACGAGCTGATTTCCAGGTTCTTCTCTACATGAAGCAGGTTTTTTAACACATGTGCTGGAACTGTTTTTCCGCTTCACCACGATCACGTGTTTCCGGAGTCAGCCACTAAAAACCAGGGGGAAATGAAACTCTGCCACCATCCGTTCAAGCAGAGAACTACAGGAAGAAAACTGTCAGTATGTGGAAACCTTTTTAACTGTTAAAGTATTCACACTATGATGTCCTCGACTTGAGTTCTCGATTTTTCAGCAGCTAGAGCGTCGTTGCTCCACTAACCAaactttaactttctttttacgtgtttattgaagaGTGGCCTCTGACCACTGCCTTCACTTTGGCCATCGTAAACTGAAATGTACAAAGCATAGTATTAGCTAGCATAGTATTAGCTAACATAGTATTAGCTAACATAGTATTAGCTAGCATAGTATTAGCTAACATAGTATTAGCTAACAAACTTTGTAAATTAGCCATGCTTACTgcgagctaaaaaaaaacaaaacattttgatagaTGATTTAAACATACAAATTATTCACACCACCGTTacacaaaacaaagataaaaattataattatgaaaataattataatttttattacGTTAGCTCGGTGCTCTTAGGAACCTCTAGTGGTGTGGGGGCCTACCTTGCacatgccttgggccggccctggctGCATTTAAACTCTGATACAAATTGAGCTGTGATGGAAACTTTGGGTTTCATTTAGGGGCAACAGAGTGAAGGggttcaaaaacatttaagtttgagGCTGAAACgggacaaaatgtggaaaattcaTGACATATTTTagacttaaataaatgaaaatctggtttaattatatattaaatatcaccaaatgtaaatatttttgaaaccaTTAATGCAGcctttattgtttattgagacaaactaaaaaaaacttttacatgtGTGCAAAGTAAATAATTATGTTTATAAATCTGTAGccagaaaaattaattttacaactttaattCTCAGGATTAATCAGAATCCTTTAGCCAAGAGTCACAGAGTCACACAGAGGGACCAGAAGCTGCTGGAGTTTATTCAGAGACCAGTTAGACCAGTTAGAGAGCATGCAGCTGGACTGGGACTGCTGCAGGACGACACCGTCCTCTGCAGCCAGGGGGCGACACCGAGTGTATTCTGACACAAACAGCAAATCAGGAGATTTCTGAACCAGCATGGAAACCCGGAACCAGCGGAACCGGACAGGAGAACGTTCTGCATGCAGAAACATCAGGAGGTTCGCGAAGAACATGGCCAGACCAAAACACACAGGAGCTGCAGtattacaaatatatacagaaCCGGAACCGCAGGAGAAAGTCCAGTCCGAGGAGAAGAAATGGAAatcaaaactaaacttttattCCTGCAGAAACcacaaatgatcattttaatatttttattagtaaaatcaAAGATTTGCTCCTGGGCTCAGGTTCTGGTCAGAACCGGACCGAGGTCCGAATGACTCTTCGACTTTACTCAGAACCTTTTGTCTCATCCACATGGTATCTGAACGCCTTCGGACCTTTTCCATCATTTTATCCCAGaataaatttgatcttttattaatttctccTAAACGTTAGGAGATGCTGACTTCAGTACCAGAACCTTTTGGGTTCTcagaatgacagaaaataacgTTCAGAATCTCAGAACCGCTCCGATCCATCAGAACCTCCATCCAGAGTCCAGTTGGATCTAACCCGACCCAGTTTCTGTAACTGGGTCGATTTTCCCAGAATGCTCCAGCTCAGATTGATGGTGGTTCTGACCCTGTAGAACATCCAGGACCTTCTAGATCCAGCCAGCTCCTCATCCAGTCACAAGTCTGTCTCTGGaggacttcctgtttctgtccaATCAGAGCCCAGAGAGCAGAAAGACACGCCCACTCTCACATCTGATTGGTGAAACTGGACCTGGAGGTTCTATtgaacctgcagcagaaccagaaccatggGAATCCAGCAGGAGGTTCTGATGGAggtcagaaaaaatattttgatatgatttaaaattttctgagaaaaggaaggaatcaccatggcaaccagtgacaTCACTTAGCAGCTTCTTCTTAACCCTGCAGAACCAACAGATGGGTTCTGCAGAATTTTGTacaaaattttcaaattttaactttctttttctttcacatttcaggatcagaaccaaacgGTTTTGTTGCCCAACGTGCAGCTGCAGTGAATCATGGGAAACTATGAAGCAGGTCCGTTTGTCCTGGTTTGGTCCATGTTGGCACTTAAAGAGGCGACCTGTTTAGGAACCGGCCCATTTGGATGCGTCGTCagcgatgatgatgatggtgaatATTTACAGGTTTTTAATTCTTCATGGAGTTTGATCTGATCCCAGTTCAGATGCAGAACCCGACCCGGATCGTTGATTAGTGTTTCTGTCAGTGATGATTAAAGAATCTCTTAGTTTTCTGTCATTAATAACTTCATCTTCATCCTCCAGAACCCTCCCGGACCCGTCAGAACCCGGCCCGGTTGGCTAACAGAACCAGCAGCGGGCCTCCTGCGGCCATCGGATCAAAACGAAAAGTGCAAACAGAAATCCAACACGTGGAGGAAGACGCGCCGCTCCTTTAACCAGAGTCCTCCTCTCTGATTGGTAGATCTATCGGACATctcctcagccaatcagctgcaaGTGAAGATGAGGTGCAGATGGACAAACAGGATGAAGAAGCAGGTGAGGGGGAGGAGAAGGGAGGAGCTGGAGGTTCACCTGCCgacaggaggaagaggcggAGCTCCCCTCatcactgaaacagaaacaggaagagccaatcagaagaCAGGATTCAACTCTAAACTGTTAGCCGTTCCCCTGCTAGCTACGCTTCTTAGCATAACTAGTTAAGGCTTAGTTTGCTAAAACTTACTAAGttctaaacatttagctaatgtttatgattagttagaacactaatcataaacattgactccgctaatgctaaagcacaaATCATAAGCATTAGTTTAGCTAAAGAGCTAATCACAAAAATTAGCCTTCCTAATGCTAAACAGCTAATCATTAACATTAGTTTGACTAATGCTAAGGACATAGCCAGAAACATCGGCTGTGCTAATGCTATAGAGTGAAACCAACAGGTGATTAATGGAAGCAAAGACTAAtgcactgaaagaaaaacaagttctgctattagcacattagcagcTTAGTGGGTAAAGTGTCTGTTAGCGAGGAGGCAGAGTTAGCGAAGCTGCTACCTCGGCTAGCTCTGCTCGGGTAGATCTTGGTGAAGTGTCGGTACTCGTCCGGAGGCGGGAAGTCGTCCAGAGGATGGAAGGAGTACTTGGACTCGAAGTCGTCTACAGGAAGAGACACGAGTCAAGTTTTAACTCAGTAACAAGTCATTTCTAACATGGAGGGTCAGAAACAGCCGAGTCTCtgagaaacaggaaaacacaaGAGGAGCCGTCACAACCGACCAATCAGGAAGAGACTCACCAACAAAGGAGCgagggatggaggaggaggagtgtcCGTTACGGAGGGGAGGGGGCGGTGGGGGAGGGGCGGCGGGTGTGCGCGAGGGAGGGGGGGGAGGCTTTCCTCTGGAGGGGGGGTCCGAGGAGAGGGAGGGGCTACCGTGCGTCCTGTAGGGCGGAGGAGGCGGGGCTTCTCTGCCAGCCGCCCTCGCTGACGCCGGAGCAGCAGGAGCTGAGGAGAGATTGGTTCAGGAGATCAACGGCGTCCTGTGATTGGCTAAGAGCAAAAGGTGGCGGATGATGATGTCACTCACCTGCACCCCTGCTGGGCGGCTCTCTGACAGGGGGCGGCGGCCTGCTGGCACCCTGCTGGGATGGCGTGGGCGACGCTGGTGGCGGTGGAGGGGCGGGGCCTCTGGTAGGGGTGTGGCCTCCCGGTGAGGGGGCGGGCCTCTTGTTGCTCAGAGAGTTGTGGCGCTGCGGCAGTTCGGGCGCCGCCTcgccgccccctgctgggccGTTGATGCGGTACGGcggagggggcggggccagcGTGGAGCTGGAAGGGGCGGAGTTTCCCCCAGAGGTGGGGGGGCGTCTGCTGTTGCTAGGAGACGGGGGAGGCTTGGCGGGGAGGGGCGGGGTGTTGCTGGGTGTTGGTGGAAGGGGTTTCTCTCTGTTGTAGGATGaggagggaggggagggggCATTGCCACGGCGACCgagggggggaggaggaggaggggcgGAGGAGGAGTGCTTCATGCCTGTAGACGGGGAAGAAGGGGAGgcgggggaggaggagaggttgGGGAGCGAAGGTCGCTGAGGTCGAGTCGTCTCTGTCGGCGACAACGCCTGCGGGGAGGGGCTCTCTGCGTCGTCATGGCGATGGCTTGGAGGGCGAGGCGCTGCAGAACGGGTGGACGGAGGTCGTCCTGACGACAAGTCTGAGCGACAAACAGAGGGTAgaataaagtattcacaccctggAGCAAGGCCACTGAAaattcagtggaaggaaaatctgTCACAAACTCTGTGTGGCCTGCATTAAATCCGTCAGATCTACAGCTTCACCTTGAACAAaacgtggtggtggcagcatcatgctgtaaaACCAGCCACTCTGAACTCACAGCTACAGATATTATGGGATGGTTTAGAcaggcctagttaaagtccagacctgaattcAGCTGAGTCAGGAGTTAAACTTTGATGATCCAGACTGACGAGCAGCTGGACTGACTCCGGGGTTAAAACTAgaagcatgccacacttttcagctgTTTAGTGACAAATGGTCTTCCTTCCACCGAGTGTTCCTAATCGGCTCCTGACCTCCTACTGGCTTCAGCTTGGGGACTCCGCCCATGAACAGGCCTCCGATTGGAGGAGCGGAGCTCGACTTACTTCCTGCCACGCTGCCATTGGCTCCTGCGGCGGCTCCGCCTCCTCTGGGCTCTGGGGACCAAAACCACGGACAGGTGAGAAGGGGCGGGGCCTGGTATGGGCGCTGTGCTCTACGATGGGTTAGTGTGAGGCGGGATGCGGGTGGAGACGGTGAGGTGGGATGAGGTGGGATGAGGCGGTGGTGAGTGAGACGGTAAATTAAAGTGTTTACGCTCGCACGCCGCTCCGATGACATCATCGCCAGCACAAACAGTCAGAAACATGTTAAGAATCAGTGACATCACAGGTGATCAGAGAGCACAGGAAATCAAAATACAACAACTGGTCATCAACTCTGAGCCCCTCCCACTCCTGCTCAGGCCCCGCCCCCACAGGGCTgcagatttcaaaataagagcatcaaCATGACTCACTAACAGGAGGAATTTTTCTACCATGTTTATAAGTAGGGAGATAAATGTTGATACACATAATTCTACTGAAATTATGT
This window encodes:
- the utp18 gene encoding U3 small nucleolar RNA-associated protein 18 homolog, which gives rise to MEDENVIKLPVTENKITAKKRSRPPKFDPEEEEQRRQQNLKRLAVLGEEDGSVKRLETLVFGAEEELLERLVEEDEEEQTSGLQLEDEEGGGDEDSEGEEEPRQQPQPRKAAWVDEDDELEEEVDLKHRYRRNLMKGDAESAMSKQRLQQRMKEQFQKSMGGTPSWAQSSDQKKKKKKALDEEEEEEEEEEDDLLRRTGNFVAPSESLPSGVLRMKKCLHANSARPSADRLTTVQFHPSAQVVMTAGLDQSVSLFQVDGKTNPKIQSVHLERFPVHQARFSRDGRTVIATSLRNKMFYLYDMMEGRVAPVRSVRGLSEARVKDFSVCPDGGALLLTGTNGYLHMLTLKTNEIIRSMKINGDVSGVAFCPDGSKAFVNSEEGEVFVWDVRSSRCLSRFMDDGCVKGTAIAASPDGRYLACGSQAGVVNVYSQEACLNSTNPKPLRAVMNLLTSATSLTFNPTSEILAVASRVEDEAVRLVHLPSLTVFSNFPVASRKVAHRVGCLDFSPHSGFFSLANNKGHAPLFRLLHYKDF